The proteins below come from a single Oscillospiraceae bacterium genomic window:
- a CDS encoding putative ABC transporter permease, which produces MTFYQIVFLFFAYSFLGWVGEVLFTAVVHRKYQDRGVLSGPLCILYGIGALVITFALRDIRDGWFFLFVFSAVYATVIEWIGGHILEYTSHTRWWDYSTQPFNLDGYICLGASVTWGVLGVIMLKWGNPLLLALYSLVPRGIWVVVLLAALVVFCVDLVGTLLAMAGLRYRWPAAAAVENRLANLTVRGGMWILDHVERRMAKAHPALTFVRPKRQQTDTFAAGCSPYKIILLFFIGAFLGDITETIFCRVTGGEWMSRSSVVWGPFSIVWGLAIALVTQLLYRYKDKPASWLFVTGTLLGGAYEYLCSVFTEVVFGAVFWDYSAIPFNLGGRINLLYCFFWGFAAVAWFKVLYPPISAAIEKLPRRFGTVLTWALCVFMAADMLVSSAALVRYNDRLNGVPAANSIETYLDEHYDNDRMYKVYPKAVHTG; this is translated from the coding sequence ATGACCTTCTATCAAATTGTTTTTCTCTTCTTCGCCTACTCGTTCCTCGGCTGGGTGGGGGAAGTCCTCTTTACCGCCGTCGTGCACCGCAAATATCAGGACCGCGGCGTGCTGAGCGGCCCGCTCTGCATCCTGTACGGCATCGGCGCGCTGGTCATCACCTTTGCGCTGCGCGACATCCGGGACGGCTGGTTCTTCCTCTTTGTGTTCAGCGCCGTCTACGCCACCGTCATTGAGTGGATCGGCGGCCACATCCTTGAATACACCTCCCACACCCGCTGGTGGGATTACAGCACCCAGCCCTTCAATCTGGACGGTTACATTTGTTTGGGCGCATCCGTCACATGGGGCGTGCTGGGCGTCATCATGCTCAAGTGGGGCAACCCGCTGCTGCTGGCGCTGTACAGCCTTGTGCCGCGCGGCATCTGGGTTGTTGTGCTGCTGGCCGCGCTCGTCGTGTTCTGCGTCGATCTGGTCGGCACGCTGCTGGCCATGGCCGGTCTGCGCTACCGCTGGCCCGCCGCCGCGGCTGTTGAAAACCGTCTGGCAAACCTGACCGTCCGCGGCGGCATGTGGATTCTCGACCACGTCGAGCGCCGTATGGCGAAGGCCCATCCCGCACTGACCTTTGTGCGCCCCAAACGGCAGCAGACCGACACGTTTGCCGCCGGGTGCAGCCCGTATAAAATTATTTTACTGTTCTTCATCGGCGCGTTCCTCGGCGACATCACCGAGACGATCTTCTGCCGCGTCACCGGCGGCGAGTGGATGAGCCGTTCCAGCGTTGTGTGGGGTCCCTTCTCCATCGTATGGGGCCTTGCCATCGCACTGGTCACCCAGCTGCTCTACCGTTACAAGGACAAGCCTGCCAGCTGGCTTTTCGTGACCGGCACACTGCTGGGCGGTGCGTATGAGTATCTGTGCAGCGTCTTTACCGAGGTCGTTTTCGGCGCGGTGTTCTGGGACTACAGCGCCATCCCGTTCAATCTGGGCGGCCGTATCAATCTTCTCTACTGCTTCTTCTGGGGCTTTGCGGCGGTGGCGTGGTTCAAAGTGCTGTACCCGCCGATTTCTGCCGCCATCGAAAAGCTGCCCCGCCGCTTCGGCACGGTGCTGACCTGGGCGCTCTGCGTGTTCATGGCTGCGGATATGCTCGTCAGCTCGGCTGCGCTGGTGCGCTACAACGACCGCCTGAACGGCGTTCCCGCCGCGAACAGCATCGAAACTTATTTAGACGAGCACTACGACAATGACCGAATGTATAAGGTGTACCCGAAGGCAGTGCATACAGGGTAA
- a CDS encoding epoxyqueuosine reductase QueH: MPNRINYQLEMEKVLRTLDGTRPRLLLHACCAPCSSATLERLAAHFDITVLYYNPNIYPPQEYHRREAELERFVEQAGYHYPVIELPYDPQEFYTAVKGLENEPEKGARCTVCYRLRLEQAARYAAAHGFDWYCTTLSISPMKDPVRLNELGTELGRQYGVPFLPSEFRKKDGYKRSLQLSAEYGLYRQDYCGCVFSKREREATAK; the protein is encoded by the coding sequence ATGCCCAATCGCATCAATTATCAGCTGGAGATGGAAAAGGTCCTGCGCACGCTGGATGGCACGCGGCCGCGGCTGCTGCTGCATGCCTGCTGCGCGCCCTGCTCAAGCGCTACGCTTGAGCGGCTGGCTGCCCATTTCGACATCACCGTCCTGTACTACAACCCCAACATCTACCCGCCGCAGGAGTATCACCGCCGCGAGGCCGAGCTGGAGCGCTTTGTCGAGCAGGCGGGGTATCACTATCCCGTCATTGAGCTGCCCTACGACCCGCAGGAGTTTTACACCGCCGTCAAGGGGCTGGAAAATGAGCCGGAAAAGGGCGCACGCTGCACCGTTTGTTACCGGCTGCGGCTGGAGCAGGCCGCCCGCTATGCTGCCGCGCACGGCTTTGACTGGTACTGCACAACGCTCTCGATCTCCCCGATGAAGGACCCCGTGCGGCTGAACGAGCTTGGCACCGAGCTGGGCAGGCAGTACGGCGTGCCGTTCCTGCCCAGTGAGTTCCGCAAAAAGGACGGCTACAAGCGCAGCTTACAGTTGAGCGCCGAGTACGGCCTGTACCGGCAGGATTACTGCGGGTGCGTGTTCAGCAAGCGGGAGAGGGAAGCCACTGCAAAGTAG
- a CDS encoding glycosyltransferase family 39 protein, producing the protein MEQVRTFCRRYRRLLMAAAYLLIFAVGVLYLRVTISIPPEGDDKLTLNKWLFDLHRMPYAQFLLQDLQGRLRYFTLQEPRFFPFHYPNAVALLFYGSLSSYRLYIIAFTGAAAFLVSRVVRRFGSGDALALAGFTLALAAAPIWNEGMYSYYAVPQRALFWAMAAWLCLFPWETTRHRRWAVLGAALSFLACGTYEIGYVFAALALIVWCLRSRSFKAGFCHSAPVLGGMGAALVFHVLSGRNGGSGNPVSLDLPVVLRVTVQQMAASIPGLNSRLLQEDCGVISNGDRLWPLVLGLAAGLLLFFAVPRDKLRAKTLGALAGLGFAFWALPALLLALSSRYQQPEAITWQWGYIPAAASSIGFALLAAALLALLANACMHLPQFVSLTARLALTAAFAAALCLNGSYLRGVVRTHHAENLAAYQFFVRSIEAGLADGVTEDDLILCNENVWDGNSDAESLFFSRFTGRTLRARFMTAGDEQPAGSTYAYQTYRNYGGYDLAWCGRLQSADSDLMDGVQILVQGALVPDNAVIKYKVRLPDGTEEARSICLLDCTRTDRDANGDYLATVEDTSILNAKLMIWDG; encoded by the coding sequence ATGGAACAGGTCAGAACTTTCTGCCGGCGCTACCGCCGCTTGCTTATGGCGGCAGCCTATCTTTTGATTTTTGCCGTGGGTGTGCTGTATCTGCGCGTTACGATCAGCATCCCGCCCGAGGGCGATGACAAGCTGACGCTGAACAAATGGCTGTTTGATCTGCACCGTATGCCCTACGCGCAGTTTCTTCTGCAGGATCTGCAGGGCCGTCTGCGGTATTTCACCCTGCAGGAGCCGCGGTTTTTCCCCTTTCACTACCCCAACGCCGTGGCGCTGCTGTTCTATGGCAGTCTGAGCAGCTACCGGCTGTATATCATCGCCTTTACCGGTGCGGCGGCCTTTCTGGTCAGCCGCGTGGTACGGCGGTTCGGCAGCGGTGATGCACTGGCGCTGGCCGGCTTTACGCTGGCGCTGGCGGCAGCCCCCATCTGGAACGAGGGCATGTACAGCTACTACGCCGTGCCGCAGCGGGCGTTGTTCTGGGCCATGGCGGCATGGCTCTGCCTTTTCCCGTGGGAAACGACCCGCCACCGCCGCTGGGCTGTGCTGGGTGCTGCGCTGTCCTTTCTGGCCTGCGGCACCTATGAGATCGGCTATGTCTTTGCCGCGCTCGCACTCATCGTCTGGTGCCTGCGCAGCCGCAGCTTTAAGGCCGGTTTCTGCCATTCCGCGCCCGTGCTGGGCGGTATGGGCGCTGCGCTCGTCTTTCATGTTTTAAGCGGCCGCAACGGCGGCAGCGGCAATCCGGTATCGCTCGATCTGCCCGTTGTTCTGCGGGTGACGGTGCAGCAGATGGCTGCCTCCATCCCGGGGCTGAACTCCCGCCTGCTGCAGGAGGACTGCGGCGTGATTTCAAACGGCGACCGCCTGTGGCCGCTGGTGCTGGGCCTGGCCGCCGGGCTGCTGCTCTTCTTTGCCGTTCCGCGGGACAAGCTGCGCGCCAAAACGCTCGGCGCTCTGGCCGGGCTAGGCTTTGCATTCTGGGCACTGCCGGCCCTGCTGCTGGCGCTTTCTTCCCGCTACCAGCAGCCTGAGGCCATCACCTGGCAGTGGGGCTACATTCCGGCAGCGGCATCCTCCATCGGGTTTGCCCTGCTGGCGGCCGCACTGCTGGCGCTGCTGGCCAACGCCTGTATGCATCTGCCGCAGTTCGTCTCGCTCACAGCCCGTTTGGCACTGACTGCCGCCTTTGCTGCAGCCCTCTGCCTGAACGGCAGCTACCTGCGCGGCGTGGTGCGCACCCACCATGCGGAGAATCTGGCCGCCTACCAGTTTTTTGTCCGCTCGATCGAGGCCGGTCTGGCCGATGGCGTGACGGAGGATGATCTGATCCTCTGCAATGAGAATGTCTGGGACGGCAACAGCGACGCCGAGAGCTTATTCTTCAGCCGCTTTACCGGCCGCACCCTTCGTGCGCGGTTCATGACCGCCGGGGACGAGCAGCCCGCAGGCAGCACCTACGCCTACCAGACCTACCGGAACTACGGCGGGTACGACCTTGCCTGGTGCGGCCGTCTGCAGAGTGCTGACAGTGACCTGATGGACGGTGTGCAGATCCTTGTGCAGGGTGCGCTGGTGCCCGACAATGCGGTCATCAAATACAAGGTCCGCCTACCTGACGGCACCGAGGAGGCCCGTTCCATCTGCCTGCTCGACTGCACCCGCACCGACCGCGATGCCAACGGCGACTACCTTGCCACCGTGGAGGACACCTCCATCCTGAACGCCAAGCTCATGATCTGGGACGGCTGA
- a CDS encoding fructose-specific PTS transporter subunit EIIC: MAMRIANYLRPECVALHQRADSLEGAVQQLVALLDGTENLTDTAAFAADVRARLALGGVCVGNGLAIPHAKSASVKRLQLAALTLDPPLACDTPDGKPLQMLVMIAAPAEANDLHVQVLAELATLFLDTDFCTHLRESTTPEAFCRAVAEREAQDDPAAPPPQTTDEPGYRLLGVTACPTGIAHTYLAAEALQRAAQTRGFSIKVETNGADGVGDALTEEDIRAADCIIVAADRAVSMARFVGKRLVYASAGDAVRDADALLEKAVSGKAPIYHGGHAFRTSDLRELGREGYGHLMNGVSHMIPVVVAGGVITALSLLSQQLGLPASWTMMMKNVGSAAFVMMYPVLAAFIASSIGDRPAFMPGLLGGYLAQMGTTTLTNLSWISSGFWGALIGGFAAGLIVLLLNRLLDRIPQELSHIRTGLLVPACSLLFIGWLMLMVVNPPLGRFNRWMSLCLSKMQGGSRLLLGALLGGMMATDYGGPINKAAYVSGTLALVTLQYDLMAAVMAGGMVPPLGLALACMLFPTRFTASERRSVPQTAIMGLSFVTEGALPFALRDPLRVGPSCIAGSALAGFLAIFLGCGCPAPHGGLFLLPVMGNPLGFLGALLGGSLLAALLLGLLKKPLKQ, translated from the coding sequence ATGGCTATGCGCATCGCCAATTATCTGCGGCCGGAGTGTGTCGCACTGCACCAGCGGGCAGACTCGCTGGAGGGCGCGGTCCAGCAGCTGGTCGCCCTGCTTGACGGCACCGAGAATCTGACGGATACCGCCGCATTTGCTGCGGATGTCCGCGCCCGGCTGGCGCTGGGCGGTGTCTGCGTGGGCAACGGCCTTGCCATCCCCCATGCCAAAAGCGCCTCCGTCAAGCGGCTGCAGCTGGCGGCCCTGACGCTGGACCCGCCGCTGGCCTGCGACACACCGGACGGCAAGCCGCTGCAGATGCTGGTGATGATCGCCGCCCCGGCCGAGGCCAATGACCTGCATGTGCAGGTGCTGGCTGAATTGGCCACCCTGTTTCTCGATACAGATTTCTGCACCCACCTGCGCGAGAGTACGACCCCGGAGGCCTTTTGCCGCGCGGTGGCCGAGCGCGAGGCGCAGGATGACCCTGCAGCACCGCCGCCCCAGACCACCGATGAACCGGGCTACCGGCTACTGGGTGTGACCGCCTGCCCCACCGGCATTGCCCACACCTATCTGGCCGCCGAGGCCCTGCAGCGGGCCGCCCAGACCCGCGGCTTCTCGATCAAGGTCGAGACGAACGGCGCGGACGGGGTAGGGGATGCGCTGACCGAGGAGGATATCCGTGCCGCCGACTGCATCATCGTAGCGGCGGACCGGGCCGTGTCGATGGCACGGTTCGTGGGCAAACGGCTCGTCTACGCCTCGGCCGGGGACGCCGTGCGGGACGCGGATGCCCTTTTGGAAAAGGCCGTCTCCGGCAAGGCGCCCATCTACCACGGCGGACACGCCTTCCGAACCAGTGATCTGCGGGAGCTGGGCCGCGAAGGCTACGGCCACCTGATGAACGGCGTTTCTCACATGATCCCCGTTGTGGTGGCGGGCGGCGTCATCACAGCGCTGTCGCTGCTGTCGCAGCAGCTCGGCCTGCCTGCCAGCTGGACGATGATGATGAAAAATGTCGGCTCTGCGGCCTTTGTCATGATGTACCCCGTGCTGGCTGCCTTCATCGCGTCCAGCATCGGGGACCGCCCCGCCTTTATGCCCGGCCTGCTGGGCGGCTATCTGGCACAGATGGGCACAACCACGCTCACCAACCTCAGCTGGATCTCAAGCGGCTTCTGGGGGGCACTGATCGGCGGCTTTGCCGCCGGTTTGATCGTGCTGCTGCTAAACCGTTTGCTCGACCGGATACCGCAGGAGCTGAGCCACATAAGGACCGGGCTGCTCGTCCCCGCATGCAGTCTTTTGTTCATCGGCTGGCTGATGCTTATGGTCGTCAATCCGCCGCTGGGCCGCTTCAACCGGTGGATGTCGCTCTGCCTGTCCAAGATGCAGGGCGGCAGCCGCCTACTGCTGGGCGCGCTTCTGGGCGGCATGATGGCCACCGACTACGGCGGGCCGATCAATAAAGCCGCCTATGTCAGCGGCACACTGGCACTGGTCACCCTGCAGTATGATCTTATGGCTGCCGTCATGGCGGGCGGCATGGTCCCGCCGCTGGGGCTGGCGCTGGCCTGTATGCTGTTCCCGACAAGATTCACCGCCTCGGAGCGCCGCAGCGTGCCCCAGACTGCGATCATGGGACTTTCCTTCGTGACGGAGGGCGCTCTGCCCTTCGCCCTGCGCGACCCGCTGCGTGTCGGCCCCTCCTGTATTGCCGGCAGTGCGCTGGCAGGCTTTTTGGCCATCTTCCTCGGCTGCGGCTGCCCCGCCCCCCATGGCGGATTGTTTCTGCTACCCGTAATGGGAAATCCGCTCGGCTTTCTGGGTGCGCTGCTCGGCGGAAGCCTGCTGGCGGCACTGCTGCTCGGCCTGCTGAAAAAGCCACTCAAACAATAA
- the ugpC gene encoding sn-glycerol-3-phosphate ABC transporter ATP-binding protein UgpC, which yields MASISCRHVKKVYPGNVVAVPDFSLEIADKEFIVFVGPSGCGKSTTLRMIAGLEEISGGEMYIGDRLINDVPPKDRDIAMVFQNYALYPHMTVYKNMAFGLELRKMPKDEIDKRVREAAKILEIEHLLDRKPKALSGGQRQRVALGRAMVRNPAVFLLDEPLSNLDAKLRTSMRTEIIKLHKKLATTFIYVTHDQTEAMTMGDRIVVMKDGMIQQVDTPQNLYDYPCNIFVAGFIGSPQMNFLDGTLQKSGDQYTVDLAGTTIPLPKEKTADGKLDAYVGKTLKVGIRPEDIKDDEEFLEKHSTSHLNAEVEVSELMGAEIYLYLTYQGQNLMARVAPTSKSRRGDKIVVAMDTHKIHLFDPESEKTLLN from the coding sequence ATGGCTTCCATCAGCTGCCGTCACGTCAAGAAAGTTTACCCCGGCAATGTTGTTGCTGTTCCCGATTTCAGCCTTGAGATCGCCGACAAGGAATTTATCGTTTTCGTCGGTCCCTCTGGCTGCGGCAAGTCCACCACCCTGCGCATGATCGCCGGTCTGGAGGAGATCTCCGGCGGTGAGATGTACATCGGCGACCGCCTGATCAACGATGTTCCCCCGAAAGACCGCGATATCGCGATGGTCTTCCAGAACTACGCCCTGTACCCGCACATGACCGTTTACAAGAACATGGCTTTCGGTCTGGAGCTGCGCAAGATGCCCAAGGACGAGATCGACAAGCGCGTCCGCGAGGCTGCCAAGATTCTGGAGATCGAGCACCTGCTCGACCGTAAGCCGAAGGCTCTGTCCGGTGGTCAGCGTCAGCGTGTTGCGCTGGGCCGCGCCATGGTCCGTAACCCGGCCGTCTTCCTGCTCGATGAGCCTCTGTCCAACTTGGACGCTAAGCTGCGTACCAGCATGCGCACCGAGATCATCAAGCTGCACAAGAAGCTGGCTACCACCTTCATCTATGTTACCCATGACCAGACCGAGGCCATGACCATGGGCGACCGTATCGTCGTCATGAAGGACGGCATGATCCAGCAGGTTGATACCCCGCAGAACCTGTACGATTATCCCTGCAACATCTTCGTCGCAGGCTTCATCGGCAGCCCCCAGATGAACTTCCTCGATGGCACCCTGCAGAAGAGCGGCGACCAGTACACTGTCGATCTGGCCGGCACCACCATTCCTCTGCCGAAGGAAAAGACTGCGGACGGCAAGCTGGACGCTTACGTCGGCAAGACCCTGAAGGTCGGCATCCGTCCTGAGGACATCAAGGACGACGAGGAGTTCCTTGAGAAGCACTCCACCAGCCACCTGAACGCCGAGGTTGAGGTCTCCGAGCTGATGGGCGCTGAGATCTACCTGTACCTGACCTATCAGGGCCAGAACCTGATGGCTCGTGTTGCTCCCACCTCCAAGTCCCGCCGTGGTGACAAGATCGTGGTTGCTATGGACACCCATAAGATCCATCTGTTCGATCCCGAGAGCGAGAAGACCCTGCTCAACTAA
- a CDS encoding AraC family transcriptional regulator: MLKLIFDPEIYCSAAEVAELDGTEPLTLTGSGLWVGVLSRGVCLLDGFDRPGQSGDILLGAAPLTLTPRTDCHLLGVRLAGRCTDAYLLQLGAPRWADGAACPGAAELLAQLHGVRTPAMAYALLCAIDRADETARPLPPLVAEAVAAIRQNYMALYGVEELSEQLGVTKSHLVRVFKQEIGVPPGKYMTNVRIEAVKSLLLTDEYNLEMIAGLTGFSGANYLCRVFKREVGLSPAAWRAAAAPLPAVPKLPPRSQEMYV, from the coding sequence GTGCTGAAATTGATATTTGACCCGGAAATATATTGCAGCGCAGCCGAAGTCGCTGAACTGGACGGCACGGAGCCGCTTACCCTGACCGGCTCCGGCCTGTGGGTGGGGGTGCTGTCGCGCGGGGTCTGCCTTCTGGACGGGTTTGACCGCCCGGGGCAGAGCGGGGATATCCTGCTGGGGGCTGCGCCGCTGACACTGACCCCCCGGACGGACTGTCACCTGCTGGGGGTGCGGCTGGCAGGCCGCTGTACAGATGCGTACCTGCTGCAGCTGGGTGCGCCGCGCTGGGCGGACGGTGCGGCCTGCCCCGGCGCGGCCGAGCTGCTGGCCCAGCTGCACGGCGTCCGCACGCCCGCAATGGCCTATGCACTGCTCTGCGCCATAGACAGGGCCGATGAAACGGCGCGCCCCCTGCCGCCGCTGGTGGCCGAGGCGGTGGCGGCCATCCGGCAGAACTATATGGCGCTCTACGGCGTCGAGGAACTGAGCGAGCAGCTGGGCGTGACCAAAAGCCATCTTGTGCGGGTGTTCAAGCAGGAGATCGGTGTGCCGCCGGGCAAATATATGACGAATGTCCGCATCGAGGCCGTCAAGTCGCTGCTGCTGACCGATGAGTACAATCTGGAGATGATCGCGGGGCTGACCGGCTTTTCGGGGGCAAACTATCTGTGCCGGGTGTTCAAGCGGGAGGTAGGCCTCTCCCCTGCTGCGTGGCGCGCCGCAGCCGCCCCGCTGCCCGCCGTCCCCAAGCTGCCGCCGAGAAGTCAGGAAATGTATGTGTAA
- the galE gene encoding UDP-glucose 4-epimerase GalE encodes MAILVSGGAGYIGSHTCVELLAAGYDIVVADNYYNSCPEALARVKQIAGKDFRFVEADMTDKSAVEKIFAENEDIDCVIQFAAYKAVGESVSKPIEYYSNNLACTLNILDVMRRHNCHNIIFSSSATVYGDPASVPIREDFPVGGTTNPYGTTKVFTERILTDCCKADPELNVALLRYFNPIGAHPSGLIGEDPNGIPNNLVPYIAKVAVGKLEKVHVFGNDYPTPDGTGVRDYIHVVDLARGHVAAVKKLAEKPGLFICNLGTGHGYSVLDVIHAFSKACGKEIPYVIDPRRPGDIAECWCDPSKAKRELGWEAQYGIEEMCAHSWNWQSHNPDGYKTAK; translated from the coding sequence ATGGCAATTCTGGTAAGCGGTGGCGCCGGTTACATCGGCAGCCACACCTGTGTGGAACTTCTGGCCGCTGGGTACGACATTGTCGTGGCCGATAACTACTACAACTCCTGCCCCGAGGCTCTGGCCCGCGTCAAGCAGATCGCAGGCAAGGACTTCCGCTTTGTCGAGGCTGACATGACCGACAAATCTGCCGTTGAGAAGATCTTCGCCGAGAACGAGGACATCGACTGCGTGATCCAGTTCGCCGCCTACAAGGCTGTTGGTGAGAGCGTTTCCAAGCCCATCGAGTACTACTCCAACAATCTGGCCTGCACGCTGAACATTCTGGATGTCATGCGCCGTCACAACTGCCACAACATCATCTTCTCCTCCTCTGCCACCGTCTACGGTGACCCCGCCAGCGTGCCCATCCGCGAGGATTTCCCCGTGGGCGGCACCACAAACCCCTACGGCACCACCAAGGTGTTCACCGAGCGCATCCTGACCGACTGCTGCAAGGCCGACCCCGAGCTGAATGTTGCGCTGCTGCGCTACTTCAACCCCATCGGTGCCCATCCGTCCGGCCTGATCGGCGAGGACCCCAACGGCATCCCCAACAACCTCGTGCCCTACATCGCCAAGGTCGCTGTCGGCAAGCTGGAGAAGGTCCATGTCTTTGGCAACGACTACCCGACCCCCGATGGCACCGGCGTACGCGACTACATCCATGTCGTGGATCTGGCCCGCGGCCATGTGGCGGCTGTCAAGAAGCTGGCGGAGAAGCCCGGTCTCTTCATCTGCAACCTGGGCACCGGCCATGGCTACAGCGTGCTGGATGTCATCCATGCGTTCAGCAAGGCCTGCGGCAAGGAGATTCCCTATGTCATCGACCCGCGCCGCCCCGGCGACATTGCCGAGTGCTGGTGCGACCCCTCCAAGGCCAAGCGCGAGCTGGGCTGGGAGGCACAGTACGGCATCGAGGAGATGTGCGCCCACAGCTGGAACTGGCAGAGCCACAACCCGGATGGGTATAAGACCGCGAAATAA
- a CDS encoding AraC family transcriptional regulator, with amino-acid sequence MLNDVFPLRVEAVPAAHTSEWRADDSFPPRQTQAWQLIYVCSGTIEERCDDRRVLLRAGGLLFHQPGEVFAMTTVGEVPPETLRIDFYCTGAAMDRFRGTILHAEPTEQHDLDWLANTANTVFDAAPVRGEPPIVKEDLPFGAMQQFIIHLENLLILLARRCRRTKRPVARVRRERRQYVLVEDARAYFAANLTRELKVDEVCAALGCTRPQLQQAFRARLRRTAMEEFSAMRIEYAAQLLARGASPGEVAAQMGYCSGAYFSQRFRAATGHTPSAYRRIQQGLPARRQNRQQKGKPESKTPIAESPQKE; translated from the coding sequence ATGCTGAATGATGTTTTTCCGCTGCGGGTGGAGGCCGTTCCCGCAGCACACACCTCGGAGTGGCGCGCCGACGACTCCTTTCCGCCGCGCCAGACGCAGGCGTGGCAGCTGATCTATGTGTGCAGCGGCACCATCGAGGAACGCTGCGATGACCGCCGCGTGCTGCTGCGGGCGGGCGGCCTTTTGTTCCACCAGCCCGGCGAGGTGTTCGCCATGACCACGGTGGGGGAGGTCCCGCCCGAAACGCTGCGCATTGATTTTTACTGTACCGGCGCGGCGATGGATCGGTTCCGCGGCACGATCCTGCACGCTGAGCCGACCGAGCAGCATGATCTGGACTGGCTGGCTAATACCGCCAATACGGTGTTTGACGCCGCCCCCGTGCGGGGCGAGCCTCCCATCGTAAAGGAGGATCTGCCCTTCGGAGCCATGCAGCAGTTCATCATCCATCTCGAAAACCTGCTGATCCTGCTGGCCCGCCGCTGCCGCCGCACCAAGCGTCCGGTAGCCCGTGTACGGCGGGAGCGCCGCCAGTATGTGCTGGTCGAGGATGCGCGCGCCTACTTTGCCGCCAACCTCACGCGGGAGCTGAAGGTGGACGAGGTATGCGCAGCACTGGGCTGCACCCGCCCCCAGCTGCAGCAGGCGTTCCGCGCGCGGCTGCGCCGCACCGCGATGGAGGAATTTTCCGCCATGCGCATCGAATATGCGGCCCAACTGCTGGCGCGCGGTGCCTCCCCCGGCGAGGTTGCCGCCCAGATGGGGTACTGCTCGGGCGCGTATTTCAGCCAGCGCTTCCGCGCCGCCACAGGCCACACGCCGTCCGCCTACCGCCGCATCCAGCAGGGGCTGCCCGCCCGGCGGCAAAACAGGCAACAAAAAGGCAAACCAGAATCAAAAACACCTATTGCAGAAAGCCCGCAGAAAGAGTAA